A stretch of Campylobacter showae DNA encodes these proteins:
- the dsbD gene encoding protein-disulfide reductase DsbD, with product MIFRMIFAAILTCCAMFAEPLSVKEAFGLTAHADEQNVEFRFAPAPNIHVYKDSLAASLGDKILNSHLNFPKGEIYDEREVYTDKFSLFVPINLLKGLSGGENFTLKLEYQGCAKDGICYQPQILKFSVKKGLGGYSVAQIIEAAEPEFAGSQAPLSEQDSIAASLSSANFLLSLATFFGYGLLLSLTPCIFPMIPILSSIIVSKQASSAHDGKNGAVNLSASDANSHKFDSDNQHAKNGNSKNPRATSGFFLSLIYVFAMACAYAVAGVAASVFGSGVQSVLQTPAVLIGFSLVFVALALSMFGLYELQMPLAMQNALSKKAQSKGGIIGVFAMGFLSALIASPCVAAPLAGALLYIAQSGNAVFGGLALFTMGLGMGVPLLLIGASSGKILPRPGAWMDKIKTLFGFIMLIMAVWLSARVLGARVELLLYGVIGVFASVFFGAFDTISSEQSGGKKLLKGAALLAFIYPVLLIVGSFSGAKSALNPLEGFKNAGGAGVNLSKNEPNFIAVSNLTELENAVKSSSKPVLIDFYATWCASCNELDEITFKDEAVLKKLENFTLLRVDVTKNSSDDAQIMKKFGLIGPPAILFFRAGSHMQDELKNARLIGFYPPEKFLAHLEKFGL from the coding sequence ATGATTTTTAGGATGATTTTTGCGGCGATTCTGACTTGCTGCGCTATGTTTGCCGAACCGCTTTCGGTCAAAGAAGCCTTCGGTCTCACCGCACACGCCGACGAGCAAAACGTCGAGTTTAGATTTGCCCCCGCGCCAAATATCCATGTCTATAAAGACAGCCTAGCAGCGAGTCTAGGCGATAAAATTTTAAACTCGCATCTAAACTTCCCAAAAGGCGAAATTTACGACGAACGCGAGGTTTATACGGATAAATTTAGCCTTTTCGTACCGATAAATTTGCTAAAAGGGCTTAGTGGCGGCGAAAATTTCACTCTAAAGCTCGAATACCAAGGCTGCGCCAAAGACGGCATCTGCTACCAACCGCAAATACTCAAATTTAGCGTCAAAAAGGGTCTTGGCGGCTACTCCGTCGCGCAGATCATAGAGGCCGCCGAGCCTGAGTTTGCCGGCTCGCAAGCCCCGCTTTCTGAGCAAGACTCCATCGCCGCAAGCCTTAGCAGCGCAAATTTCCTCCTCTCGCTCGCTACGTTTTTCGGCTACGGACTGCTACTCTCGCTCACGCCTTGCATCTTTCCGATGATCCCGATCCTATCATCTATCATCGTCTCAAAACAAGCTAGCAGCGCGCATGACGGCAAAAACGGTGCCGTAAATTTAAGTGCGTCAGACGCAAACTCGCACAAATTTGACAGCGACAACCAGCACGCTAAAAATGGCAACAGTAAAAACCCTCGCGCCACGAGCGGCTTTTTCCTCTCTCTTATCTACGTTTTTGCGATGGCGTGCGCCTACGCGGTCGCAGGCGTAGCGGCTAGCGTTTTTGGCTCGGGCGTGCAAAGCGTGCTGCAAACACCGGCCGTACTGATCGGCTTTAGCCTCGTTTTCGTCGCGCTCGCGCTTTCGATGTTCGGACTTTACGAGCTTCAGATGCCGCTTGCTATGCAAAATGCGCTTAGCAAAAAAGCCCAAAGCAAAGGCGGCATAATCGGCGTTTTTGCGATGGGATTTTTATCTGCGCTCATCGCTAGCCCCTGCGTCGCCGCACCTCTTGCGGGCGCGCTGCTTTATATCGCGCAGAGCGGAAACGCGGTATTTGGCGGGCTTGCGCTCTTTACGATGGGGCTTGGCATGGGCGTGCCGCTACTGCTGATCGGGGCGAGCTCGGGTAAAATTTTGCCGCGACCGGGCGCGTGGATGGATAAAATCAAGACGCTTTTTGGCTTTATCATGCTGATAATGGCGGTTTGGCTGAGCGCGCGCGTGCTGGGTGCTAGAGTAGAGCTGCTACTTTACGGCGTCATCGGCGTGTTTGCTAGCGTATTTTTCGGAGCTTTTGATACGATAAGTAGCGAGCAAAGCGGTGGGAAAAAGCTACTAAAAGGTGCGGCGCTGCTAGCCTTTATCTACCCCGTCTTACTGATCGTAGGTTCGTTTTCGGGCGCTAAATCGGCGCTAAATCCGCTCGAAGGCTTTAAAAATGCAGGCGGCGCAGGCGTAAATTTGAGCAAAAATGAGCCAAATTTTATCGCCGTGTCAAATTTGACCGAACTAGAAAATGCGGTAAAAAGCTCGTCCAAACCCGTGCTTATCGATTTTTACGCGACTTGGTGCGCTAGCTGTAACGAGCTTGACGAGATCACGTTTAAAGACGAAGCCGTGCTAAAAAAGCTAGAAAATTTTACTCTTTTGCGAGTGGACGTGACGAAAAATAGCAGTGACGACGCGCAGATAATGAAAAAATTCGGACTCATCGGACCGCCTGCGATCCTATTTTTTCGTGCAGGTAGCCACATGCAAGACGAGCTAAAAAACGCGCGCCTCATCGGCTTTTACCCGCCCGAAAAATTTTTAGCCCATCTTGAAAAATTCGGGCTGTGA
- the ppk2 gene encoding polyphosphate kinase 2 codes for MSKNGTDSVKFDYEHELRKLQIELLKFQNHVKEQGLRVLIIIEGRDAAGKGGSIKRLTEHLNPRGCRIVALEKPSDVERSQWYFQRYVAHLPSAGEIVIFDRSWYNRAGVEPVMGFCTQEEHKEFLREVPKFEEMIKNSGIIFFKFYLSVSKEEQKKRFKERLTDPLKQFKISPVDEKSQELWDQYTIAKYSMLLASNTPFCPWTIIVSDSKKQARINLFRYILANVEYPKKIDAKNFECDENVVRSGEEEIRQMEANLKNEKLSKMNG; via the coding sequence GTGAGTAAAAACGGCACGGATAGCGTAAAATTCGACTACGAGCACGAGCTTCGAAAGCTGCAAATCGAGCTTTTAAAATTTCAAAATCACGTAAAAGAGCAGGGTCTGCGCGTACTCATAATCATCGAGGGGCGCGACGCGGCGGGCAAGGGCGGCTCGATAAAGCGCCTAACCGAGCATCTAAATCCGCGCGGTTGCCGCATCGTGGCGCTTGAAAAGCCAAGCGACGTCGAGCGCTCGCAGTGGTATTTTCAGCGTTACGTCGCGCATTTACCAAGCGCTGGCGAGATCGTGATCTTTGACCGCTCGTGGTACAACCGCGCTGGCGTAGAGCCCGTGATGGGCTTTTGCACACAGGAGGAGCACAAGGAGTTTTTGCGCGAAGTGCCTAAATTTGAGGAGATGATTAAAAACTCGGGCATTATTTTTTTTAAATTTTACCTCTCAGTTTCAAAAGAGGAGCAAAAAAAGCGTTTCAAAGAGCGCCTCACCGACCCGCTAAAGCAGTTTAAAATCTCCCCAGTAGACGAGAAAAGCCAGGAGCTCTGGGATCAGTACACCATCGCCAAGTACTCGATGCTGCTAGCCTCAAACACGCCGTTTTGTCCGTGGACCATCATCGTCTCAGACAGTAAAAAGCAGGCTCGCATAAATCTTTTTAGATACATCCTAGCAAACGTCGAATACCCGAAAAAAATAGACGCCAAAAACTTTGAGTGCGACGAAAACGTCGTAAGAAGCGGCGAGGAAGAGATACGCCAGATGGAGGCAAATCTCAAAAACGAGAAGTTGTCCAAGATGAACGGGTAG
- a CDS encoding flavocytochrome c has product MAKSNVSRRDMLKMSLVGAGALALGAVNAEATVSAKDVKFDEEWDVVIIGSGFAGLAAGIKASERGNKVLILEKMGRVGGNSVVNGGIFAVPGSELQKKNGVKDSKEIFIADCVKAGLGLNHVELLEVLADRAVDTFNFTVKHGAKYLDKLILEGGHSVPRTYYTENTSGSGIVQPLVESFKKSDGCELRTRTKFDDFVTDESGRVVGVTVRENYKFDKDLFSDDRENKGGDKKIIKAKKGVILASGGFCSDKFFRKLQDPRAVPEFDTTNHPGATAGALISAFKAGALPVQVGWIQYIPYKCPDEKGNGITSKFAAQASFRYGFSVDPKTGKRYMNELADRKIRADAMFKIIDAKANSYPINLCDSVAAAKLVPSDLENPMNSGVIKKFDTLEELAAFYKIPAGELTKTAERYNGFVASGIDKDFGKPMKLTDGITVSKPPFYAMRGAPKLHHTMGGVKINTKAQVLNIDDEPIAGLYAAGEVTGGTHGASRLGSCAILDCLTFGMIAGENI; this is encoded by the coding sequence ATGGCAAAAAGTAACGTTTCAAGACGCGACATGCTCAAAATGAGCTTAGTAGGTGCCGGTGCGCTTGCGCTAGGAGCGGTAAATGCAGAAGCCACAGTAAGCGCAAAAGACGTAAAATTTGACGAGGAATGGGACGTCGTCATCATCGGCAGCGGATTTGCGGGTCTTGCAGCGGGCATCAAAGCGAGCGAACGCGGAAACAAGGTGCTAATCCTAGAAAAAATGGGTCGCGTTGGCGGAAACAGCGTCGTAAACGGCGGAATTTTTGCCGTACCAGGAAGCGAACTACAAAAGAAAAACGGCGTTAAAGACTCAAAAGAGATTTTCATCGCCGACTGCGTAAAGGCGGGTCTTGGGCTAAATCACGTCGAGCTACTTGAAGTGCTAGCCGACCGCGCCGTAGATACGTTTAACTTTACAGTCAAACACGGCGCAAAATACCTAGACAAACTCATCCTAGAGGGCGGTCATAGCGTGCCTAGAACGTACTACACCGAAAACACTAGCGGCTCTGGCATCGTGCAGCCTCTCGTAGAATCCTTTAAAAAATCAGACGGTTGCGAGCTTCGTACTCGTACGAAATTTGACGACTTCGTAACCGACGAGAGCGGTCGCGTAGTAGGCGTAACCGTGAGAGAAAACTATAAATTCGACAAAGATCTCTTTAGCGACGACCGAGAAAACAAAGGCGGCGACAAGAAAATCATCAAGGCTAAAAAAGGCGTCATACTCGCAAGCGGCGGCTTTTGTAGCGATAAATTCTTTAGAAAACTCCAAGACCCTCGCGCCGTGCCAGAGTTTGACACTACAAACCACCCTGGAGCTACTGCAGGTGCGCTCATCTCAGCGTTTAAGGCAGGCGCGCTACCGGTGCAAGTCGGCTGGATCCAGTATATCCCGTACAAATGCCCAGACGAAAAGGGCAACGGCATCACGAGCAAATTTGCCGCGCAAGCTAGCTTCCGCTACGGATTTTCCGTTGATCCGAAAACCGGCAAACGCTATATGAACGAGCTAGCCGACCGCAAAATCAGAGCCGACGCGATGTTTAAAATCATCGACGCCAAGGCAAACAGCTACCCAATAAACCTCTGCGACTCCGTAGCTGCGGCAAAACTAGTGCCGAGCGACCTCGAAAATCCGATGAATAGCGGCGTAATTAAAAAATTCGACACCCTTGAGGAGCTGGCGGCGTTTTATAAAATACCTGCGGGCGAGCTAACCAAGACCGCCGAGCGCTATAACGGCTTTGTGGCGTCGGGCATCGATAAGGATTTCGGTAAACCGATGAAACTAACCGACGGCATCACGGTCTCAAAACCGCCGTTTTACGCTATGCGCGGCGCTCCGAAGCTGCACCATACCATGGGCGGCGTAAAGATCAACACCAAAGCGCAAGTCCTAAATATCGACGACGAGCCGATCGCCGGTCTATACGCCGCGGGCGAGGTTACAGGCGGTACGCACGGAGCTAGCAGGCTAGGTAGCTGCGCGATACTAGACTGCCTAACGTTTGGTATGATAGCGGGAGAAAATATTTAA
- a CDS encoding cytochrome c3 family protein, which yields MKISKKVLALIILVSGIIGFLVVLPVHYALEETSGEKFCVVCHEMDPMVIAYSNDVHSGKGKSGVRAKCVDCHIPHDNLAKYVLVKAKNGLMEGYIHFFKDPEAIDWHKNREKREHFVFDNGCVSCHTNLVDNKLTSPQAQKMHAHYQSLLNTDKQLTCASCHAEVGHSGLNNMLNYWKPEYKIYEKKAAIKKEEIKKAYFGEDYVGPKEVKGEDKADKNATK from the coding sequence ATGAAAATTTCAAAGAAAGTACTAGCGCTTATTATATTAGTAAGCGGCATTATAGGGTTTTTAGTCGTACTGCCCGTACATTACGCCCTAGAAGAAACTAGCGGAGAGAAGTTTTGCGTAGTATGCCACGAGATGGATCCTATGGTTATAGCTTATAGTAACGACGTTCACAGCGGCAAGGGTAAAAGCGGAGTAAGGGCTAAATGCGTAGACTGCCACATACCTCACGACAACCTAGCCAAATACGTCTTAGTTAAAGCCAAAAACGGACTAATGGAGGGATATATTCATTTCTTTAAAGATCCGGAGGCTATAGACTGGCATAAAAACAGAGAGAAAAGAGAGCACTTCGTATTTGACAACGGTTGCGTTAGCTGCCATACGAATTTGGTGGATAATAAACTAACGAGCCCGCAAGCTCAAAAAATGCACGCTCACTATCAAAGCTTGCTAAATACGGATAAGCAACTAACCTGCGCTAGCTGTCACGCCGAGGTAGGCCACAGCGGGCTAAACAATATGCTAAACTACTGGAAGCCTGAATACAAAATCTACGAAAAGAAAGCCGCAATCAAAAAAGAAGAGATAAAAAAGGCATATTTCGGGGAGGATTATGTGGGGCCTAAAGAGGTGAAGGGTGAAGATAAAGCGGATAAAAACGCGACTAAGTAA
- a CDS encoding cytochrome c3 family protein: MKHKAFLALCASMLLCSFAFSAGAPSAKITSLVDLNVTDELRAKHPLKPHHEKLSFTCLDCHEGQGNDASKFKSIGDKGCLSCHGDKKKIAKRLEYMDLLKANPHNSVHDGPTLYCDECHNEHKKSTNMCTECHEHEVPQWMGVTP, translated from the coding sequence CGCCTTGTGCGCATCTATGCTACTATGCTCTTTTGCATTTAGCGCAGGCGCACCAAGCGCAAAGATAACGTCTTTAGTAGATCTTAACGTCACCGACGAGCTGCGAGCCAAACACCCCTTAAAGCCTCATCACGAAAAACTAAGCTTCACCTGTCTTGATTGTCACGAAGGACAAGGAAACGACGCTAGTAAATTTAAATCTATCGGCGATAAAGGCTGTTTGTCCTGTCACGGCGACAAGAAAAAGATAGCTAAAAGACTAGAATACATGGATCTGCTAAAAGCAAATCCCCACAACTCGGTTCACGACGGCCCTACGCTATACTGCGACGAGTGCCACAACGAGCATAAAAAATCAACCAATATGTGCACGGAGTGCCACGAACACGAAGTTCCGCAATGGATGGGGGTAACGCCATGA